One segment of Niabella beijingensis DNA contains the following:
- a CDS encoding efflux RND transporter periplasmic adaptor subunit translates to MKQYILYTLTVLSLTACSASAEKKAKTTGTSSAGHFELATVVRGGISAQLKLPAQLAAYQEVSIFPKVNGYVKSVRVDIGAKVHKGDLLMTLDAPELEQASLRAKEEFEQSKAAFNIDEERYRRLQEAARTEGAISPMDLSTSKAKVNSGLALSNARKNNWQMQQTMLSYLNVRAPFSGVITQRNVSVGTLVSASETNTPMLELKEVDHLRLQIDIPETMAPALNQKDTVHFYVSALPGERQTGFISRKSMNVDPRLRSERVEIDIPNKAHLLSPGMYADVVIDVPGSRNSFRLPQTAVVTSTERKYVLAERNGRTTKIDVSTGNSSNGAIEVFGNLQPGEKVIAQANDEIEEGITVTPE, encoded by the coding sequence ATGAAACAATACATCCTTTATACATTAACCGTATTATCACTAACGGCCTGTTCTGCGAGTGCGGAAAAAAAAGCAAAGACGACCGGAACTTCATCTGCCGGCCACTTTGAACTGGCGACAGTAGTAAGGGGAGGAATATCCGCACAATTAAAGTTACCTGCCCAGCTGGCGGCCTACCAGGAGGTCAGCATTTTCCCCAAAGTAAATGGCTATGTAAAATCCGTGCGGGTAGATATCGGTGCGAAGGTGCACAAAGGGGACCTGCTAATGACGCTTGACGCGCCCGAACTGGAACAGGCCTCGCTCCGGGCAAAAGAAGAGTTTGAACAATCGAAGGCCGCTTTCAACATCGATGAAGAGCGCTATCGCCGGTTGCAGGAAGCGGCCCGCACAGAAGGAGCCATCTCGCCCATGGACCTGTCAACATCAAAGGCCAAGGTAAACTCCGGCCTTGCATTGAGCAATGCGCGGAAGAACAACTGGCAGATGCAGCAGACCATGCTTTCCTATTTAAATGTGCGGGCGCCTTTTTCCGGCGTGATCACCCAACGCAATGTAAGCGTGGGTACACTTGTAAGCGCTTCGGAAACCAATACGCCCATGCTGGAACTAAAAGAAGTGGACCATCTGCGGCTGCAGATCGATATCCCCGAAACCATGGCACCGGCACTGAACCAAAAAGATACCGTACACTTTTACGTGAGTGCCCTTCCGGGCGAGCGGCAAACCGGGTTCATCAGCCGCAAATCGATGAATGTAGATCCCCGGCTGCGCAGCGAGCGCGTTGAAATAGATATTCCCAATAAAGCGCACCTCCTCTCACCCGGTATGTACGCCGACGTGGTGATTGATGTACCGGGAAGCCGCAACAGTTTCCGCCTGCCGCAAACAGCGGTGGTCACTTCCACAGAACGGAAATACGTGCTGGCTGAAAGAAATGGCCGGACAACCAAGATTGATGTAAGCACCGGCAACAGCAGCAATGGGGCCATTGAAGTATTTGGCAACCTGCAACCCGGTGAAAAAGTAATTGCACAGGCAAATGACGAAATAGAGGAAGGCATTACGGTAACACCGGAATGA